One window of the Lytechinus pictus isolate F3 Inbred chromosome 5, Lp3.0, whole genome shotgun sequence genome contains the following:
- the LOC129262297 gene encoding carbohydrate sulfotransferase 11-like, which produces MKPDAQETVVSIPLPDDMAPSLRSAFVTRIFILLIFIFSVSSLFYTTMQLHYPRSKTATRVTRTGSLQLAQSSLDVEQWDITNRKEDVHNMTHQLHQVQSRDNSAVHEAGSRKIPRKNMTLVLPRSFLNQNRTKLYHAGDDSSRTLEEDHLILVEPRRLKLSREKAMKRRELRALKTRTWDQIQAARKQAVERMCDQRPDLRNGSLERIIHANRTQLSHYLVSDRLEIIFLAVPMAASDFWKDAFKQLSFPGSQSGSGAAEENGWRVLSSYDETEIRQRLREYKKLLFVRDPFARIVSAYRRKFLSPSAYSKQYEAIIEETYRKWNTGVHYNRSSNISFQEFAYFVEDAPDDIFSSLWQPTSKLAMPCEIKYNFIGKLEEGPSEFTNMLKSARIHSLVKYEPHSNTPSHEGSIYDHYFLQVWTNQIKRLYKKYEDDYLMFGYSLPTYMHPWVFGRFNVTKH; this is translated from the exons ATGAAGCCGGATGCCCAGGAGACTGTTGTTAGTATCCCCCTTCCTGACGACATGGCCCCTAGCCTCAGATCTGCCTTCGTAACCCGTATCTTCATCCtcctcatcttcatcttctccgTCAGTTCGCTATTCTACACCACCATGCAGCTGCATTATCCACGCTCCAAGACAG CTACAAGAGTTACAAGAACGGGTTCGTTACAACTAGCACAGTCTTCTCTGGATGTAGAGCAGTGGGATATTACAAACAGAAAAGAGGATGTCCACAATATGACGCATCAGCTACATCAAGTCCAATCAAGAGACAACTCAGCTGTCCATGAAGCAGGGTCGAGGAAAATTCCGAGGAAAAACATGACTCTTGTCCTGCCGAGAAGTTTCCTGAATCAGAACAGGACGAAACTATATCACGCAGGTGATGATAGTTCAAGAACTCTTGAGGAAGATCACCTTATCCTTGTGGAACCTCGTAGGTTGAAACTCTCAAGGGAAAAGGCGATGAAGAGGAGAGAACTGAGGGCGTTGAAGACTCGCACATGGGACCAGATCCAGGCTGCACGGAAGCAGGCAGTAGAACGTATGTGCGATCAACGACCCGACCTTCGCAACGGCTCCTTAGAACGCATCATCCACGCCAACCGAACGCAATTGTCGCATTACCTCGTAAGCGATCGTTTGGAGATCATCTTCTTGGCTGTCCCGATGGCAGCTTCCGACTTCTGGAAGGATGCTTTCAAGCAGCTATCTTTCCCTGGATCGCAAAGTGGGAGCGGAGCAGCGGAGGAAAACGGTTGGCGAGTTCTGAGCTCATACGACGAGACAGAAATTCGACAACGTCTTCGAGAGTACAAGAAGTTGTTATTTGTCCGAGATCCCTTCGCGCGTATTGTTTCCGCGTATCGCCGGAAATTCCTGTCGCCGTCAGCGTACAGCAAGCAATATGAAGCCATCATAGAGGAAACATACCGGAAGTGGAACACGGGTGTGCATTACAACAGATCATCGAACATAAGTTTTCAAGAATTCGCTTATTTTGTGGAAGATGCCCCGGACGACATCTTTTCAAGTCTCTGGCAGCCGACGTCCAAGCTGGCAATGCCTTGTGAAATTAAATATAACTTCATTGGGAAGCTTGAGGAGGGGCCATCGGAGTTTACCAATATGCTCAAAAGCGCTCGGATACATTCGCTTGTCAAATATGAACCGCATTCCAATACACCCAGTCACGAAGGCTCCATATACGATCATTACTTCTTACAAGTATGGACCAATCAAATTAAACGTCTCTACAAAAAGTATGAAGATGACTATTTAATGTTCGGTTATTCACTACCGACATACATGCACCCATGGGTGTTTGGTCGATTCAATGTTACGAAACACTGA